A genomic stretch from Paraburkholderia dioscoreae includes:
- a CDS encoding MFS transporter: MQNLESANARDASFDSLTRSQWRLIILASLGGALEFYDFVVYGVFAQFIGRAFFSMLDPMMALVLSFAVFAIGYLSRPLGGAVLSWFGDRYGRRRVFIVSVIVVSLSTIGMGLVPTYASWGLAATFTMILLRLVQGFCLGGELPGSITYVVETVPRRAGFVCGIVFFCVNSGVLLAAAVNLGVHAVLTPDDVAAYGWRFAFIFGGVIGLLGFWLRRKLEETPEFAHMKHIASKHPFAELMQEHWRPVLLGILTTAATAGYNGLLFAHMPAYLDKVLHYDPHEVALGQNVALATASIGILIIGRIGDSMPRRHLMRAGALLLIVLTMPFYHAAVSHRMDLIVLMLLGGLGAALINGTFACIIADMFPTRVRFSGVALAFNLSFTIFSGTAPLIGTWLIARTGNLAAPGYFMVACAVLTFVATFGLKALSGKIAALPAAA; encoded by the coding sequence ATGCAAAACCTCGAATCGGCGAACGCGCGCGATGCGTCGTTCGACAGCCTGACCCGCAGCCAGTGGCGGCTGATCATTCTGGCGAGTCTCGGCGGCGCGCTGGAGTTTTACGACTTCGTTGTCTACGGCGTGTTCGCGCAATTCATCGGCCGCGCGTTTTTTTCGATGCTCGATCCGATGATGGCGCTGGTGCTGTCGTTCGCGGTGTTCGCAATCGGCTATCTGTCCCGGCCGCTCGGCGGCGCGGTGCTCAGCTGGTTCGGCGATCGCTATGGGCGGCGCCGCGTGTTCATCGTCTCGGTGATCGTCGTATCGCTATCGACGATCGGCATGGGGCTCGTGCCGACCTACGCCAGTTGGGGCCTCGCCGCGACCTTCACGATGATCCTGCTGCGGTTGGTGCAAGGCTTCTGTTTGGGCGGCGAGTTGCCCGGCTCGATCACCTATGTGGTCGAAACCGTGCCGCGTCGCGCGGGGTTCGTCTGCGGGATCGTGTTCTTCTGCGTGAACTCGGGTGTGCTGCTCGCCGCAGCGGTGAACCTCGGCGTGCACGCGGTGCTGACACCGGACGACGTCGCTGCTTACGGCTGGCGCTTCGCGTTTATCTTCGGCGGCGTGATCGGGCTGCTCGGTTTCTGGCTGCGTCGCAAGCTCGAAGAGACGCCGGAATTCGCGCATATGAAGCATATCGCCTCGAAGCATCCATTTGCCGAACTGATGCAGGAGCACTGGCGGCCGGTATTGCTCGGCATTCTGACGACAGCCGCGACAGCGGGCTACAACGGTCTGCTGTTCGCGCATATGCCTGCGTATCTGGACAAGGTGCTGCACTATGATCCGCACGAGGTCGCGCTCGGGCAGAACGTGGCGCTCGCCACCGCATCGATCGGCATCCTGATCATCGGTCGGATCGGCGACAGCATGCCGCGCCGTCATCTGATGCGCGCGGGCGCGCTGCTGCTGATCGTGCTGACAATGCCGTTCTATCACGCCGCGGTCAGCCACCGGATGGATCTGATCGTGCTGATGCTGCTCGGCGGCTTGGGCGCGGCGCTGATCAACGGCACCTTTGCGTGCATCATCGCGGATATGTTTCCCACGCGCGTGCGCTTTAGCGGCGTTGCGCTCGCGTTCAACCTGAGCTTTACCATTTTCAGCGGCACCGCGCCGCTGATCGGCACATGGTTGATCGCGCGCACGGGCAATCTCGCGGCGCCCGGCTATTTCATGGTCGCGTGCGCGGTGTTGACGTTCGTTGCCACCTTCGGTCTGAAAGCGTTGAGTGGGAAAATTGCGGCATTGCCCGCGGCGGCGTGA
- a CDS encoding chemotaxis protein CheB, producing the protein MNDANNISPTLGAATVPRIVAIGASAGALHALSLFFRAASTIPHDIAFAIVVHLAPGAESHLPELLAKDTSLTVSAIEDGVTLRAGHVYVIPPKVSVVIEQAMFRLRPAVERPTIPMPIDEFFTSLAADQHDRAIGIVLTGANADGSAGLRAIKAAGGMVMAQAPDTAEHDSMPAHAVATGLVDYVLPIEKMPAVLFDYIARSSEGMLPVSGKSGAMVDLEPVLRALAAAGSDFRGYKRGTLERRIARRMTVNQVDSLDAYCAVLRTSVEEAQALSLDMMIGVTEFFRDPEAWRALAERVLGPLLDEPGGDQPLRVWVPGCATGEEAYSMGMLLTEQIEKRKLTRSFMILASDVNRVALARARQGIYPPGVALPVGEERLERFFRPHGNDYQIDQALRETILFTPQNLIADPPFSRVDLISCRNLLIYLEPEAQQRVFEVFHFALNPKRYLFLGRSESTDPDSGQFQEVSRAWRIYQRSPVTTAVVSGYRFSAPGGRREEFPSASRGGNRSKGYAELVNNTLLEEHHAASVLINAAHQVLYASGSTDEYLRQPTGEPTGNILDMAREGLRLKLRIVLRRATQDEAAAPVSEVVSDGGAPAVRITVTRPFDTAHTGKALLVIFARAPVAERPASLAPTGVDSDLWHLESELRTTQVELGSTIEELEESNSELRVSNEEILSMNEELRSANEELETSKEELQALNEQLNLVNSQLGQKVRQLEVLSEDVTNLLASTEIATLLLDRHAVIKRFTPSAARIFGLALADIDRPITNVLGNPLGDALLEDVQRVVSAQTGQAEKEIQTLTGEWYVRRITPYIAVQGTPPAGVVVTWNDITHVKASDERSRRLAAVVQDSNDAMTVFDLSGRLIAWNRAATAIYGYTEAEALCMTVSDMLPPGARQDHLDFIRYAEHNEALHSYETQRVTKSGRVLDIWITLSILSDDQGHAVAIATTERELTDRSLSNTQLRERAERLAQADRRKNEFLAMLGHELRNPLAALCSAGDLLASETVDVRQKAWAVGVIQRQGRAMTQLVNEMLDLTRITSGSIKLNRQAVTLETVVQSALEVCRPIVEERHHTLSVALPEEPVLMYVDPTRLSQVIENIVINAAKYTEPGGKIDLTATKNGRRLSLRVKDNGAGIAPSMLNTLFDMFVQGPLPYGQLHNGLGVGLSVVRRLVELHGGSVEAVSDGKTGSEFIVDLPLGLIPPGPDQAGSPQNPVKALPRRILIIDDNADASEALAMILASEGHVVATRLDGQQGLEASATFRPDVVLLDIGLPGMDGYEVAQKLRGSAATRDTLLIAVTGYGQPGDQLRSAAAGFDHHLVKPVDIEALKGLLAAKMKPRDA; encoded by the coding sequence ATGAATGATGCCAATAATATTTCTCCGACACTTGGGGCTGCTACTGTTCCACGCATCGTCGCCATCGGCGCATCAGCCGGCGCTCTTCATGCGTTGAGCCTGTTTTTTCGTGCGGCGTCTACCATCCCTCACGATATTGCCTTCGCCATCGTGGTCCACCTCGCGCCCGGCGCCGAAAGCCACCTTCCGGAACTGCTGGCCAAAGACACCTCTCTGACCGTATCGGCCATCGAGGACGGCGTCACGCTGCGCGCGGGCCATGTCTATGTTATCCCGCCGAAAGTATCCGTCGTGATCGAGCAGGCCATGTTCAGGCTGCGGCCCGCGGTCGAGCGTCCCACCATTCCGATGCCGATCGACGAGTTCTTCACTTCGCTGGCTGCGGACCAACACGATCGCGCGATCGGGATCGTGCTCACGGGCGCGAACGCGGACGGTTCGGCAGGCCTGAGAGCCATCAAGGCCGCAGGCGGAATGGTGATGGCGCAGGCGCCCGATACGGCCGAACACGATTCGATGCCGGCGCATGCGGTCGCGACGGGACTGGTCGACTACGTGCTGCCGATCGAAAAAATGCCCGCTGTGCTGTTCGATTACATCGCGCGCTCCAGCGAGGGAATGTTGCCGGTGTCCGGCAAATCCGGGGCAATGGTCGACCTGGAGCCGGTGCTCAGGGCACTGGCCGCAGCCGGCTCCGATTTCAGGGGCTACAAACGGGGGACGCTCGAGCGCCGTATTGCCCGGCGCATGACGGTCAATCAGGTGGACAGCCTCGACGCGTATTGCGCAGTATTGAGAACCTCGGTCGAGGAAGCCCAGGCGCTGAGTCTTGACATGATGATCGGCGTGACGGAATTCTTTCGCGATCCGGAGGCTTGGCGTGCTCTTGCTGAACGCGTCCTCGGCCCGCTTCTCGACGAGCCGGGAGGCGATCAGCCCCTGCGGGTCTGGGTGCCCGGATGCGCGACGGGGGAAGAGGCCTATTCGATGGGCATGCTGCTCACGGAGCAGATCGAGAAACGTAAGCTCACCCGGTCATTCATGATTCTCGCGTCCGACGTGAACCGGGTAGCCCTCGCGCGTGCCCGCCAGGGAATCTATCCACCGGGTGTCGCGTTGCCTGTTGGTGAAGAACGGCTCGAGCGCTTTTTTCGCCCACACGGCAATGATTATCAGATCGACCAGGCGCTGCGCGAAACGATCCTGTTCACACCGCAGAACCTGATTGCCGATCCACCGTTTTCCCGGGTCGACCTGATCAGCTGCCGCAATCTGCTGATCTACCTCGAACCCGAGGCGCAGCAGCGCGTGTTCGAGGTGTTTCATTTTGCGCTCAACCCGAAGCGCTATCTGTTTCTGGGCCGATCGGAAAGTACCGATCCGGACTCCGGCCAGTTTCAGGAAGTCTCCAGGGCCTGGCGCATCTACCAGCGCAGTCCGGTCACCACCGCGGTCGTGTCCGGCTACCGGTTCTCCGCACCAGGGGGAAGGCGGGAGGAGTTCCCCTCCGCGAGTCGTGGCGGCAACCGTAGCAAGGGCTACGCGGAACTGGTCAACAACACGCTGCTCGAAGAGCACCACGCGGCATCAGTGCTGATCAATGCCGCGCACCAGGTGCTCTATGCGAGCGGTTCGACCGACGAGTACCTCAGACAACCCACTGGCGAGCCGACAGGCAACATTCTCGACATGGCGCGCGAAGGGCTGCGTCTGAAGCTGAGGATCGTGTTGCGCCGCGCGACCCAGGACGAGGCCGCCGCGCCGGTCAGTGAAGTCGTATCGGACGGTGGCGCGCCCGCGGTGAGGATCACGGTGACCCGGCCATTCGACACGGCGCACACGGGCAAGGCATTGCTCGTCATCTTCGCGCGGGCTCCGGTGGCCGAGCGGCCTGCCTCGCTGGCGCCAACCGGTGTGGACTCCGATCTCTGGCACTTGGAGAGCGAACTTCGCACCACGCAAGTCGAGCTTGGCAGCACGATCGAGGAACTGGAAGAAAGCAATAGCGAATTGCGGGTGTCGAACGAAGAAATCCTTTCAATGAACGAGGAACTGCGCTCGGCCAACGAGGAGCTCGAGACATCGAAAGAAGAACTGCAGGCGCTCAACGAGCAGTTGAATCTGGTCAACTCCCAACTCGGGCAGAAGGTCCGCCAGTTGGAGGTGCTCAGCGAAGACGTGACGAACCTTCTGGCCAGCACTGAAATCGCCACGTTGCTGCTCGACCGGCACGCGGTGATCAAACGTTTTACTCCGAGTGCGGCGCGGATCTTCGGTCTGGCGTTAGCCGACATTGACCGCCCGATCACGAATGTTCTCGGCAATCCGCTGGGCGACGCCCTGCTGGAGGATGTCCAGCGGGTAGTGTCGGCGCAGACCGGCCAGGCCGAAAAGGAAATCCAGACGTTGACGGGAGAGTGGTACGTTCGACGTATCACGCCGTATATCGCGGTTCAGGGAACACCGCCCGCGGGGGTGGTGGTGACGTGGAACGACATTACCCATGTGAAGGCCTCCGACGAACGGTCCCGGCGCCTCGCCGCGGTCGTCCAGGATTCGAACGACGCCATGACGGTGTTCGATCTGAGTGGCCGCCTGATTGCCTGGAACCGGGCCGCGACCGCGATTTACGGCTATACGGAGGCCGAAGCTTTATGCATGACGGTGTCCGATATGCTGCCGCCGGGCGCCAGACAGGATCACCTCGATTTCATCCGCTACGCCGAGCACAACGAGGCGCTGCATTCCTATGAAACCCAGCGGGTCACTAAAAGCGGTCGCGTGCTCGACATCTGGATCACTCTGTCGATTCTCTCGGACGATCAGGGTCACGCCGTGGCTATTGCCACGACCGAGCGCGAACTCACCGATCGCAGTCTGAGTAACACCCAGCTTCGGGAGCGCGCCGAACGTCTGGCACAGGCCGACCGGCGCAAGAACGAATTCCTGGCCATGCTTGGCCACGAACTGCGCAATCCGCTTGCCGCGCTGTGTTCAGCCGGCGACCTGCTCGCCTCGGAAACCGTCGATGTGCGCCAGAAAGCCTGGGCTGTCGGCGTCATACAGCGGCAAGGTCGGGCAATGACCCAACTGGTCAACGAAATGCTGGATCTCACGCGCATTACGAGCGGCAGCATCAAGCTGAATCGCCAGGCAGTGACGCTGGAAACGGTCGTCCAGAGCGCGCTCGAGGTTTGCCGGCCGATTGTCGAAGAACGGCATCACACCTTGTCGGTTGCGCTGCCGGAAGAGCCGGTGCTGATGTATGTCGACCCCACGAGGCTATCGCAGGTCATTGAGAACATCGTGATCAACGCGGCCAAGTACACGGAGCCTGGCGGGAAAATCGATCTCACCGCGACAAAAAACGGCCGTCGGCTTTCGCTTCGAGTCAAGGATAACGGCGCGGGGATCGCCCCTTCGATGCTCAACACGCTTTTTGACATGTTCGTCCAGGGTCCGTTGCCCTACGGCCAGCTTCATAACGGGCTCGGGGTAGGCCTGTCCGTGGTCCGGCGGCTGGTCGAGTTGCATGGCGGGTCGGTCGAGGCTGTCAGTGACGGCAAGACAGGCAGCGAGTTCATCGTCGATCTTCCGCTGGGCTTGATCCCGCCCGGCCCGGACCAGGCCGGTTCACCGCAGAATCCGGTCAAGGCGCTCCCCCGCAGGATCCTCATCATCGACGATAACGCCGACGCCAGCGAGGCGCTGGCCATGATTCTGGCGAGCGAAGGGCACGTGGTGGCGACACGGCTGGATGGCCAGCAGGGGCTCGAAGCCTCCGCCACTTTCAGGCCGGACGTCGTGCTCCTCGATATTGGATTGCCCGGAATGGACGGCTATGAGGTCGCGCAGAAATTACGCGGGTCTGCCGCGACGCGAGACACGCTGTTGATAGCCGTCACCGGCTACGGGCAGCCGGGCGACCAACTCAGATCCGCAGCGGCGGGATTTGATCACCACCTGGTCAAGCCGGTGGATATCGAGGCGTTGAAAGGTCTGCTCGCTGCGAAAATGAAACCCCGGGATGCGTAA
- the ilvD gene encoding dihydroxy-acid dehydratase, producing MTNLHKHRSRRVTDGVTRAPHRAFLRATGLDDESMQKPFVAIVDTFGENTPCSMSLNQVSDNARLGIAAGGGVPIRGSAISVSDGTSMNHSGMRMSLVSREVVADSVELFVRAHSYDALIGVAGCDKTLPGILMGMVRVNVPGVFLFGGAMLPGVAPGQLPGGAGHGLRRQATILSTIEAVGTAQRGDISRAQLDAIEKQCTPTAGSCPGQFTANTMAMVAETLGLAPLGSAMVPAVYSERIAIARRAGETVMRILKQGGPLPRDLVTLESLENACAAVAATGGSTNAALHIPAIANEAGIRFTLDDVQRVFAKIPLIGDLQPGGRYLAQDLHHAGGVPAVLNALLEGGFLHGDAPALGGGTLAEALNAYDGPDGTVVRPCSEPLGENGGLVILRGNLAPDGACLKIAGLKSLTFTGAVRIFECEEDCMAVVAAGDYREGDVLVIRNEGPKGGPGMREMLSVTAAIYGQGMGEKVALLTDGRFSGATRGMCIGYVGPEAAAGGPIGLLRNGDRVHIDAREGILRVDLSDDELARRRAGAPARPPRRLAGVLEKYEALVRPAHLGAVTHSGNVEWPYDAPTPGDDGAAE from the coding sequence ATGACCAATCTGCACAAACATCGCTCGCGCAGGGTGACCGACGGCGTCACGCGGGCGCCGCATCGCGCGTTCCTGCGCGCCACCGGTCTCGACGACGAATCGATGCAAAAGCCGTTCGTCGCGATCGTCGATACGTTCGGCGAGAACACGCCGTGTTCGATGTCGCTGAACCAGGTCTCCGACAACGCGCGGCTCGGCATTGCCGCGGGCGGCGGCGTGCCGATCCGCGGTTCGGCGATCTCGGTGTCGGACGGCACGTCGATGAATCATTCGGGCATGAGGATGAGCCTCGTGTCGCGCGAAGTGGTGGCGGACAGCGTCGAACTGTTCGTGCGCGCGCACAGCTACGATGCGTTGATCGGCGTCGCCGGTTGCGACAAGACCTTGCCCGGCATCCTGATGGGCATGGTGCGCGTCAACGTGCCCGGCGTGTTCCTGTTCGGCGGCGCGATGCTGCCCGGCGTCGCGCCCGGCCAACTGCCCGGCGGTGCAGGTCACGGCCTGCGCCGCCAGGCGACGATTCTCAGCACGATCGAAGCGGTCGGCACCGCGCAGCGCGGCGACATTAGCCGCGCGCAACTCGACGCGATCGAAAAGCAATGCACGCCGACCGCCGGCTCGTGTCCCGGCCAGTTCACCGCGAATACGATGGCGATGGTCGCGGAAACGCTCGGCCTCGCGCCGCTCGGCTCCGCGATGGTGCCGGCCGTCTACAGCGAACGGATTGCGATTGCGCGTCGCGCGGGCGAAACGGTGATGCGCATCCTCAAACAGGGCGGCCCGTTGCCGCGCGACCTCGTCACGCTGGAAAGCCTCGAAAACGCCTGCGCGGCGGTCGCGGCAACCGGCGGTTCGACCAACGCCGCGCTGCATATTCCGGCAATCGCGAACGAAGCCGGCATCCGTTTCACGCTGGACGACGTGCAGCGCGTGTTCGCGAAGATTCCGCTGATCGGCGATCTGCAACCGGGCGGCCGCTATCTCGCACAGGATCTGCACCATGCGGGCGGCGTGCCGGCCGTGCTGAATGCGCTGCTGGAAGGCGGTTTTCTGCATGGCGACGCACCCGCGCTCGGCGGCGGCACGCTGGCCGAGGCACTGAATGCGTACGACGGACCGGACGGTACGGTGGTGCGTCCGTGCAGCGAACCGCTCGGCGAGAACGGCGGCCTCGTGATCCTGCGTGGCAATCTCGCGCCGGACGGCGCATGCCTGAAGATCGCCGGATTGAAGTCGCTGACGTTCACGGGCGCGGTGCGAATTTTCGAGTGCGAAGAGGATTGCATGGCGGTGGTCGCGGCGGGCGATTATCGCGAGGGCGACGTATTGGTGATCCGCAACGAAGGCCCGAAAGGCGGTCCCGGCATGCGCGAAATGTTGAGCGTCACGGCGGCAATCTACGGTCAGGGCATGGGCGAAAAAGTGGCGCTGTTGACCGACGGCCGTTTCTCGGGCGCGACACGCGGCATGTGCATCGGCTACGTGGGGCCGGAGGCGGCAGCCGGCGGACCGATCGGCCTGTTGCGCAACGGTGATCGCGTGCATATCGACGCGCGCGAAGGCATTCTGCGCGTCGATCTGTCCGACGACGAACTCGCCCGGCGCCGCGCCGGCGCGCCCGCGCGCCCGCCGCGCAGGCTCGCCGGCGTGCTCGAAAAATACGAAGCACTGGTGCGGCCCGCGCATCTCGGCGCGGTCACGCATTCGGGCAATGTCGAATGGCCGTACGATGCGCCGACGCCCGGCGACGACGGAGCCGCCGAATGA
- the pgm gene encoding phosphoglucomutase (alpha-D-glucose-1,6-bisphosphate-dependent), with amino-acid sequence MNISSLAGKPLPPAMLVNVPRLVTSYYTGTPDPSLAAERVKFGTSGHRGSSFQRSFNEWHVLAITQAICRYRKSQGIDGPLFLGIDTHALSEPASTSALEVLAANGVEVMIAPGGEYTPTPVVSHAILTYNRGRSSGLADGIVITPSHNPPGDGGFKYNPPNGGPADETVTGWIEAAANSLLENRLDGVVRMPLAKALRASTTHYHDFLRIYVADLDSVIDMSVLRGAPIRLGVDPLGGAGVHYWAAIAERYRLNLTVIDDDVDPTFRFMSADWDGQIRMDPSSPYAMQTLIGKADRFDTAFACDTDHDRHGIVTPTAGLLPPNHYLAVMIDYLCAHRPDWPAHAAIGKTMVSSRLIDHVAAKHGRALYEVPVGFKWFVGGLLDGSLGFAGEESAGATCLRLDGRAWTTDKDGMVPALLSAEIATRTGRDVAEHYRALAECLGEPRERRVQAAASASQRALLGQLSPSQFAQTELAGEKIDSVLDRAPANQAPLGGIKVSTKSGWFAARPSGTENIYKIYAESFLGDDHLARIVGEAQTMVDNALAASGSDA; translated from the coding sequence ATGAATATCAGTTCTCTTGCCGGCAAGCCGCTCCCACCGGCGATGCTGGTCAACGTGCCGCGCCTCGTCACGAGCTATTACACCGGGACGCCCGACCCGTCGCTCGCCGCCGAACGCGTTAAATTCGGTACTTCGGGACACCGCGGATCTTCGTTCCAGCGCAGCTTCAACGAGTGGCATGTGCTCGCGATTACACAAGCTATCTGCCGATACCGGAAATCACAGGGAATCGACGGACCGCTGTTTCTCGGTATCGACACACATGCATTGTCGGAGCCGGCCTCGACCAGTGCGCTCGAAGTGCTGGCGGCCAACGGCGTGGAGGTCATGATCGCGCCGGGTGGCGAATATACGCCCACCCCGGTCGTGTCGCATGCCATCCTGACATACAACCGCGGTCGTTCGTCAGGGCTGGCGGACGGTATCGTCATCACGCCTTCGCACAATCCGCCGGGTGACGGCGGCTTCAAATACAACCCGCCCAACGGCGGACCCGCGGACGAAACGGTGACAGGCTGGATCGAAGCCGCGGCGAACAGCCTGCTCGAGAACCGGCTCGACGGCGTCGTGCGCATGCCGCTCGCAAAGGCGCTGCGTGCATCGACCACTCACTATCACGACTTCCTCAGAATCTACGTCGCCGATCTCGACAGCGTCATCGACATGAGCGTGCTGCGCGGTGCGCCAATCCGCCTCGGCGTCGATCCGCTGGGCGGCGCAGGCGTGCACTATTGGGCCGCAATCGCGGAACGCTATCGCCTGAACCTCACGGTGATAGACGACGACGTCGATCCGACTTTCCGCTTCATGAGCGCGGATTGGGACGGGCAGATACGCATGGACCCGTCGTCGCCGTATGCGATGCAGACGTTGATCGGCAAGGCGGATCGCTTCGATACCGCGTTTGCATGCGATACCGATCACGACCGGCATGGCATCGTCACGCCCACGGCCGGGCTATTGCCGCCGAATCACTATCTCGCGGTCATGATCGACTATCTGTGCGCGCACCGTCCGGATTGGCCCGCGCATGCCGCCATCGGCAAGACAATGGTCAGCAGCCGGCTGATCGACCATGTGGCGGCAAAGCATGGCCGCGCGCTCTACGAAGTGCCGGTGGGTTTCAAATGGTTCGTGGGCGGCCTGCTCGACGGCTCGCTCGGTTTTGCCGGCGAGGAAAGCGCGGGCGCGACCTGTCTGAGGCTCGACGGCCGCGCCTGGACGACCGACAAGGACGGCATGGTGCCCGCGCTGCTATCGGCGGAGATCGCAACGCGCACCGGCCGCGATGTCGCGGAGCATTACCGTGCACTCGCCGAATGCCTCGGTGAGCCGCGCGAGCGTCGCGTGCAGGCAGCGGCGAGTGCGTCCCAACGCGCGCTGCTCGGGCAATTGTCGCCGTCGCAGTTCGCTCAGACCGAGCTTGCCGGCGAAAAAATCGATTCCGTGCTCGACCGCGCACCGGCCAACCAGGCGCCGCTGGGCGGCATCAAGGTGAGTACGAAGAGCGGCTGGTTCGCTGCGCGACCGTCGGGTACCGAGAATATCTACAAGATTTACGCCGAGAGTTTTCTTGGCGATGACCACCTGGCGCGCATTGTCGGCGAAGCGCAGACCATGGTCGACAACGCGCTGGCGGCGTCCGGCAGCGATGCCTGA
- a CDS encoding Crp/Fnr family transcriptional regulator — translation MLKEDHRSSNHLLAVLPQAEWTRLAPHLVPVDLALGQVVYESGDRLDHVYFPSTAIVSLLYVMKDGASAEIAIVGNEGLVGIALFMGGETMPNRAVVQSAGRAYRLEARFLKEEFHRAGPVQRLLLRYTQALITQMAQTVVCNRHHSIDQQLCRWLLLSLDRLPSNELNMTQELIANMLGVRRAGVTEAAVKLQDAGLIRYSYGHIEVLDRAGLEKRVCECYGVVKRECDRLLPDIPAS, via the coding sequence ATGTTGAAGGAAGACCATCGGAGCAGCAATCACCTTCTCGCGGTGTTGCCCCAGGCAGAGTGGACGCGCCTCGCCCCTCACCTGGTGCCGGTAGATCTGGCGTTGGGGCAGGTCGTGTATGAGTCGGGCGACCGGCTCGATCACGTTTATTTTCCGTCGACCGCTATCGTCTCGCTGCTCTATGTGATGAAGGACGGCGCGTCCGCGGAGATTGCGATCGTGGGCAACGAAGGGTTGGTTGGCATTGCGCTTTTCATGGGTGGCGAAACCATGCCGAACCGGGCGGTCGTACAAAGCGCGGGGCGCGCGTACCGGCTGGAGGCCCGTTTTCTGAAAGAGGAATTCCATCGCGCCGGCCCCGTGCAGCGACTGCTGCTGCGCTACACCCAGGCATTGATCACGCAGATGGCCCAGACCGTGGTTTGCAACCGGCACCACTCGATCGACCAGCAGCTGTGCCGGTGGCTGCTGCTCAGCCTCGACCGTCTGCCGTCGAACGAGTTGAACATGACGCAGGAACTGATCGCCAACATGCTGGGCGTACGCCGGGCCGGCGTCACAGAAGCGGCGGTCAAGCTGCAGGACGCGGGGCTGATCCGTTACAGCTATGGGCATATCGAGGTGCTGGATCGGGCAGGACTCGAAAAACGCGTGTGCGAATGCTACGGCGTCGTGAAGCGTGAATGCGACCGGCTGTTACCCGACATCCCGGCATCATAG
- a CDS encoding NAD(P)-dependent oxidoreductase: MTRALLGFCGLGKMGAPMAQRLANAGHPLRVWNRSGDKAEALQASAGNCIACDSPANLAAGAEIVMLCLADAAAVETVAFGADGLTRLARPGTTLVDHSTLAPSQTRLFAQRWHERTGGRWIDAPVSGGTAGAAAGTLAIMAGGDAALIDTLTPVLRAYAARVTRMGDSGAGQSTKLANQTIVMTTIAALAEATRLARHAGIDATRIPAALEGGWADSVLLQTLMPRMIAPPAHASGTIRTMLKDLDAVESLARESGAAMPVASLVRRWLSEAVAQGLGDADISQIVTVEMHMADVE; this comes from the coding sequence ATGACGCGCGCCCTTCTCGGCTTTTGCGGACTCGGCAAGATGGGCGCGCCGATGGCGCAACGTCTCGCCAATGCCGGTCATCCGCTGCGGGTATGGAATCGTTCCGGCGACAAGGCCGAGGCATTGCAGGCATCGGCGGGAAATTGCATTGCGTGCGATTCGCCGGCGAACCTCGCTGCCGGCGCCGAAATCGTCATGCTCTGTCTCGCGGATGCGGCGGCGGTCGAAACGGTCGCGTTCGGTGCCGACGGCCTCACGCGCCTGGCGCGCCCAGGCACCACACTGGTCGATCATTCGACCCTCGCGCCGTCGCAAACCCGATTGTTCGCACAACGCTGGCACGAGCGAACCGGCGGCAGATGGATCGACGCCCCGGTGTCGGGCGGTACGGCCGGCGCGGCGGCAGGCACGCTTGCGATCATGGCGGGCGGCGACGCGGCGCTGATCGACACGCTGACGCCGGTCCTACGCGCGTACGCCGCGCGCGTCACGCGCATGGGCGACAGCGGTGCGGGGCAGTCCACCAAACTCGCCAACCAGACCATCGTGATGACGACCATTGCCGCGCTTGCCGAAGCGACGCGGCTGGCACGCCACGCGGGGATCGACGCGACGCGGATTCCCGCGGCGCTCGAAGGCGGCTGGGCGGATTCCGTGCTGCTGCAAACGCTGATGCCGCGCATGATCGCGCCACCCGCGCACGCGTCCGGCACGATTCGCACGATGCTCAAAGACCTCGATGCGGTCGAGTCGCTCGCGCGAGAAAGCGGTGCGGCGATGCCGGTCGCGTCGCTGGTGCGGCGCTGGTTGAGCGAGGCGGTCGCGCAGGGTCTCGGCGACGCCGATATCTCGCAGATCGTGACGGTCGAAATGCACATGGCCGATGTCGAATGA